One genomic segment of Vagococcus intermedius includes these proteins:
- a CDS encoding TatD family hydrolase translates to MIFDTHTHLNVAQFSEDVPETMARAAELGVTEMAVVGFDTPTIIKSLELSTAHSSIYSIIGWHPTEAGAYTKEIETDLQEKLVLPKVVALGEIGLDYHWMEDPKEVQERIFRRQIAIAREMNLPISIHTREAMADTYRILKDENVQEIGGIMHSFSGDTEWMKRFLDLGMHISLSGVVTFKKAAEVQEVAKEVPLERLLVETDAPYLAPVPYRGKRNEPGYTRYVVEKISELRGDSLEVIADTTRKNAHKLFRLK, encoded by the coding sequence ATGATTTTTGACACACATACTCATTTAAATGTCGCACAATTTTCAGAAGATGTACCGGAAACAATGGCTAGAGCGGCTGAATTAGGCGTAACAGAAATGGCAGTAGTTGGTTTTGATACACCAACAATCATTAAGTCGTTAGAGTTAAGTACTGCCCATTCTTCTATCTATAGTATTATTGGGTGGCATCCGACAGAAGCGGGGGCTTATACCAAAGAAATCGAAACAGATTTACAGGAAAAATTAGTATTACCTAAGGTAGTCGCGTTAGGAGAAATAGGTCTAGATTATCATTGGATGGAAGATCCTAAGGAAGTACAAGAGCGGATATTTCGCCGTCAAATTGCAATTGCTCGTGAGATGAATTTACCCATCAGTATTCATACGAGAGAAGCGATGGCAGACACTTACCGAATCTTAAAAGATGAAAATGTCCAAGAGATAGGTGGCATCATGCATAGTTTTAGTGGAGACACAGAATGGATGAAACGTTTTTTAGATTTAGGGATGCATATCTCATTAAGTGGTGTGGTAACCTTTAAAAAAGCTGCTGAAGTTCAAGAAGTAGCTAAAGAGGTCCCTTTGGAGCGTTTGTTAGTTGAAACAGATGCCCCTTATTTAGCCCCAGTTCCTTATAGAGGCAAAAGAAATGAGCCTGGTTATACACGATATGTTGTAGAAAAAATTTCAGAATTAAGAGGAGATAGTTTAGAGGTAATTGCTGATACAACACGTAAAAATGCCCATAAACTATTTAGACTAAAATGA
- the rnmV gene encoding ribonuclease M5, translating into MNEKLKIKEIVVVEGKDDTKRLQQVVEVDTIETIGSAINQDILLRIEHAQEIRGVIVFTDPDFSGEKIRKIITAAVPKVKHAFISRKDGAPQKKGSSLGVEHASDEAILDALKNVLSPYEAFDDTSQTFEIPRQLLLDYGLIAGAKAKKRREALGDYLRIGYTNGKQLCKRLKMFQITEVELNKAMEVVLKEEKDGV; encoded by the coding sequence ATGAATGAAAAATTAAAAATAAAAGAAATTGTTGTAGTTGAGGGAAAAGATGATACAAAACGTTTGCAACAAGTTGTTGAGGTCGATACGATTGAAACAATTGGATCAGCAATCAATCAAGACATTTTACTGAGGATAGAACATGCCCAAGAAATAAGAGGAGTTATTGTCTTTACAGATCCTGATTTTTCTGGTGAAAAAATCAGGAAAATTATTACAGCTGCAGTCCCCAAAGTTAAACATGCTTTTATTTCTCGAAAAGATGGTGCACCACAGAAAAAAGGAAGCAGTTTAGGGGTTGAACATGCTAGTGATGAAGCTATTTTGGATGCGCTAAAGAATGTTTTGTCACCATATGAGGCGTTTGATGATACTAGTCAAACTTTTGAAATCCCACGACAATTACTATTAGACTATGGTTTAATAGCTGGCGCGAAGGCTAAAAAGCGTCGAGAAGCATTAGGTGATTACTTGAGAATCGGTTATACTAATGGAAAACAACTCTGTAAACGTCTAAAGATGTTTCAAATTACAGAAGTCGAATTAAACAAGGCTATGGAAGTGGTCTTAAAGGAGGAAAAAGATGGAGTATAA
- the rsmA gene encoding 16S rRNA (adenine(1518)-N(6)/adenine(1519)-N(6))-dimethyltransferase RsmA — translation MEYKEIATPSRTKEILKKYGFSFKKSLGQNFLTEPNILRNIVFAADLSEKTNVIEVGPGIGALTEHLARYAKQVLAFEIDGRLIEVLDETMEPYPNVTVINEDVLKADLVTVTKEIFEEDLPIKVVANLPYYITTPIMMHFLESNLDVAEMVVMMQKEVGDRITAQPSTKAYGSLSIAVQYYMEASVAFIVPKTAFVPQPNVDSAIIKLVRRQTPAVTVTNERAFFKLTKAAFNQRRKTLWNNLLATYGKEEETKERLTVALSVAGIDPKRRGETLSLQEFADLSNALAEVKIN, via the coding sequence ATGGAGTATAAAGAAATAGCAACTCCAAGTCGTACAAAAGAGATCCTGAAAAAATATGGATTTTCTTTCAAAAAAAGTTTAGGTCAAAATTTTTTAACAGAACCTAATATTTTGCGGAATATTGTTTTTGCAGCGGACTTGTCTGAAAAAACTAACGTTATTGAGGTAGGGCCGGGAATTGGTGCTTTAACTGAGCATTTAGCTCGCTATGCTAAGCAAGTACTTGCTTTTGAAATAGATGGTCGTTTAATTGAAGTATTAGATGAAACTATGGAACCGTACCCGAATGTGACAGTTATCAACGAAGATGTCTTAAAAGCCGATTTAGTAACGGTAACCAAAGAAATTTTTGAAGAAGATTTACCAATTAAGGTTGTTGCCAATTTACCATATTATATTACAACACCAATTATGATGCATTTTCTAGAGTCAAATTTAGATGTTGCTGAAATGGTTGTCATGATGCAAAAAGAAGTGGGCGATCGTATTACTGCACAGCCGAGTACTAAAGCTTATGGGTCATTATCGATTGCTGTTCAATACTATATGGAAGCTTCTGTTGCTTTTATTGTGCCAAAAACAGCCTTTGTACCACAACCTAATGTTGATTCAGCTATTATAAAATTAGTTAGACGTCAAACCCCAGCTGTTACAGTTACAAATGAACGTGCTTTCTTTAAATTGACGAAAGCCGCTTTTAACCAACGTCGAAAAACATTGTGGAATAATTTACTTGCAACTTACGGTAAAGAAGAAGAAACAAAAGAACGTCTGACAGTTGCTTTATCAGTTGCAGGAATTGATCCGAAGCGTCGTGGAGAAACATTATCGTTACAAGAGTTTGCAGATCTATCAAATGCTCTGGCAGAAGTAAAAATCAACTAA
- a CDS encoding ABC transporter ATP-binding protein: MVEIALKGIHKKYDNNECYSVTDFNLNIKDQEFIVFVGPSGCGKSTTLRMVAGLEDISEGELFIGDKLMNNIAPKDRDIAMVFQNYALYPHMTVFDNMAFGLKLRKYPKEDIKQRVENAAEILGLTDYLQRKPAALSGGQRQRVALGRAIVRDAKVFLMDEPLSNLDAKLRVAMRAEIAKLHRRLETTTIYVTHDQTEAMTMADRIVIMKDGFIQQIGSPKEVYDTPDNVFVAGFIGSPAMNFFNVSLNEGIISNKHGLNLTLPEGKYKLLKEHGYEGKELIFGIRPEDIHSAPIALETSPESVVKSEVVVAELLGAETMLYTLVGDTEFISKVDAHESYLPGEVIELAFNLNKGHFFDKQTEEIIR; this comes from the coding sequence ATGGTAGAGATTGCATTAAAAGGAATTCATAAAAAATATGATAATAATGAATGTTATTCCGTAACAGATTTTAACTTAAATATAAAAGATCAAGAATTTATTGTTTTTGTCGGACCCTCTGGTTGTGGAAAATCAACTACTTTACGTATGGTTGCAGGGTTGGAAGATATTAGTGAAGGTGAGTTATTTATTGGAGATAAACTAATGAACAATATCGCCCCTAAAGATCGCGATATTGCGATGGTCTTTCAAAACTATGCTTTATACCCTCACATGACCGTTTTTGATAATATGGCTTTCGGTTTGAAGCTTCGTAAATACCCTAAGGAAGACATCAAACAACGGGTTGAGAATGCAGCTGAAATATTAGGTTTGACTGATTATTTACAACGTAAACCAGCGGCTCTCTCTGGAGGACAACGTCAAAGAGTTGCTTTAGGCCGTGCTATTGTGAGAGATGCTAAAGTCTTTTTGATGGATGAACCTTTATCAAACCTGGATGCAAAATTACGAGTAGCCATGCGTGCTGAAATTGCAAAACTACATCGTCGGTTAGAAACCACAACCATTTATGTCACACATGATCAAACAGAAGCTATGACAATGGCTGATCGCATCGTCATTATGAAGGATGGATTCATTCAACAAATTGGTTCCCCAAAGGAAGTCTATGATACACCAGATAACGTCTTCGTTGCTGGTTTTATTGGCTCACCTGCCATGAACTTTTTTAATGTTTCTTTAAATGAAGGTATTATCTCAAATAAACATGGTTTGAATTTGACCCTACCTGAAGGAAAGTATAAATTATTAAAAGAACACGGCTATGAGGGAAAAGAGCTCATATTCGGAATTAGGCCTGAAGACATTCATAGTGCTCCGATTGCCTTAGAGACTTCCCCTGAGTCTGTTGTAAAATCAGAAGTAGTTGTAGCAGAATTATTAGGAGCTGAAACCATGCTTTACACTCTTGTAGGCGATACAGAATTTATTTCAAAAGTTGATGCTCATGAAAGTTATTTACCTGGTGAAGTGATTGAACTAGCTTTTAACCTTAATAAAGGTCATTTTTTTGATAAACAAACAGAAGAGATCATTCGCTAA
- the mgsA gene encoding methylglyoxal synthase — MNIALIAHDRKKETMIKLTTAYTFILKEHTLYATGTTGTKIMEATGLEIHCFNSGPLGGDQQIGALISENKIDLVIFLRDPLSSQPHEPDVNALIRLCDVYEVPLATNIGSAEVLIRGLSKGLLDFRTIQKEATLKPLSFDN, encoded by the coding sequence ATGAATATTGCTTTAATAGCACATGATCGAAAAAAAGAAACGATGATTAAGTTGACGACAGCGTATACGTTTATTTTAAAAGAACATACATTATATGCAACAGGGACAACAGGGACAAAAATCATGGAGGCAACAGGTTTAGAGATTCATTGCTTTAATTCGGGTCCCTTAGGAGGCGATCAACAAATTGGGGCACTTATATCAGAGAATAAGATAGATTTGGTCATATTTTTACGTGATCCACTGTCATCTCAACCTCATGAACCTGATGTTAATGCATTGATTCGCTTGTGTGATGTTTATGAGGTGCCTTTAGCAACTAATATCGGTTCAGCAGAAGTATTAATTAGAGGCCTATCAAAAGGATTATTAGATTTTAGAACAATCCAAAAAGAAGCGACATTAAAGCCTTTAAGTTTTGATAACTAA
- a CDS encoding folate family ECF transporter S component — MFSKKITTREIALMGVLMALQLILTRFLSIQTPFVRIGFSFIPTALMAMTFGPMLTGVGSLLSDFVGISLFPVTGPYFPGFSFSTFLTGVIYGWFFYKKELTWSRIIVANLLVTIIVDIFLNTLWLYMMMGPIAIAQLPLRVGKNIIQFPIKVFIMYFLGHNVVLQKQLTRFAK; from the coding sequence ATGTTTTCAAAAAAAATTACTACTAGAGAAATAGCGTTAATGGGGGTGTTAATGGCACTTCAATTGATCTTAACGCGATTTCTTTCAATCCAAACGCCGTTTGTTAGAATTGGTTTTTCATTTATTCCAACAGCTTTAATGGCGATGACTTTTGGACCAATGTTGACAGGTGTAGGGTCGCTTTTATCAGATTTTGTGGGAATATCTTTATTTCCAGTGACAGGACCTTATTTCCCAGGTTTTTCATTTTCAACATTTTTAACAGGAGTAATTTATGGCTGGTTTTTTTATAAAAAAGAACTGACATGGTCACGAATCATTGTTGCTAATTTATTAGTGACTATAATTGTAGATATTTTTCTAAATACACTATGGTTGTATATGATGATGGGACCCATTGCTATAGCTCAACTTCCTCTACGTGTTGGAAAAAATATTATTCAATTCCCAATAAAAGTTTTCATAATGTATTTTCTTGGTCACAACGTGGTCTTACAAAAGCAACTTACCCGTTTTGCAAAATAA
- a CDS encoding ZIP family metal transporter, producing the protein MIDWLLTLSAWQQALVGTLFTYGMTALGAALVFFFKDIKKDILNLMLGFASGVMIAASFWSLLDPAIEQAEANGDIPWLVAGLGFALGGLFLYGADRVIPHMHFGPEKAKEGLPSHLKRTILLVFSITLHNIPEGLAVGVAFGAANQMMDPTAGVLAAISVAIGIGIQNFPEGAAVSIPLRQEGMSRWKAFVYGQASGIVEPIAGVFGAILVTKLTAILPYALAFAAGAMIYVVVEELIPEAQQNSSSKNHHAVFGVMVGFIIMMVLDVALG; encoded by the coding sequence ATGATAGATTGGTTATTAACATTAAGTGCATGGCAACAAGCTTTAGTGGGAACTTTATTTACATATGGTATGACAGCATTAGGAGCTGCGTTGGTTTTTTTCTTTAAGGATATAAAGAAAGACATATTAAATTTAATGTTAGGGTTTGCATCAGGTGTTATGATTGCTGCAAGTTTTTGGTCTTTATTAGATCCAGCAATCGAGCAAGCCGAAGCTAATGGGGATATTCCCTGGTTAGTAGCGGGATTGGGTTTTGCTTTAGGAGGACTTTTCTTATATGGTGCAGATCGAGTAATCCCCCATATGCATTTTGGTCCTGAAAAAGCAAAAGAAGGGTTACCAAGTCATTTAAAACGCACAATTTTATTAGTTTTTTCAATCACATTACATAATATTCCAGAAGGACTAGCAGTAGGAGTGGCTTTTGGAGCAGCTAATCAAATGATGGACCCAACGGCAGGGGTTTTAGCTGCGATTTCAGTTGCTATTGGAATAGGGATTCAAAATTTTCCAGAAGGAGCAGCTGTTTCTATTCCTTTAAGACAAGAAGGAATGAGTCGTTGGAAGGCATTTGTTTATGGGCAAGCATCAGGTATTGTTGAGCCAATTGCGGGTGTTTTTGGTGCTATTTTAGTAACTAAATTAACAGCTATTTTACCATATGCGTTAGCTTTTGCAGCAGGAGCTATGATTTATGTCGTAGTAGAGGAGCTGATTCCTGAAGCTCAACAAAATTCTTCTAGTAAAAATCATCATGCTGTTTTTGGTGTCATGGTAGGATTTATTATTATGATGGTGTTAGATGTGGCATTAGGTTAA
- a CDS encoding glycine C-acetyltransferase, whose protein sequence is MMSKELHDFLQANLSELREKGLYNEIEPLQSANGPMITVGGQELINLSSNNYLGLATDERLVKAAKDALDKWGAGAGAVRTINGTLEVHLDLEKELANFKGTEAAIAYQSGFNCNMAAISAVMGKKDVILSDELNHASIIDGCRLSGAKIVRVNHSDMADFAAKAKEVRESGLYEKAMFITDGVFSMDGDICKLPEIVEIAKEFDLMVYVDDAHGSGVLGHGHGTVKHFGLEKEVDFQIGTLSKAIGVVGGYVAGKQELIDWLKVRSRPFLFSTALTPADAAAAKRSLQILDEDTSLNEKLWENATYFKEKLQAMGFETGITETPITPVIIGDEQKAQDFSKRLYEEGVYVKSIVFPTVPLGTGRVRNMPTAAHTTEMLDKALAIYEKVGKEFDLI, encoded by the coding sequence ATTATGAGCAAAGAACTACATGATTTTTTACAAGCAAATTTATCTGAGTTAAGAGAAAAAGGTCTTTACAATGAAATTGAACCATTACAAAGTGCTAACGGTCCAATGATTACAGTTGGTGGACAAGAATTGATTAACTTATCTTCAAATAACTATCTAGGCCTAGCAACAGACGAACGCTTAGTAAAAGCTGCTAAAGACGCATTAGATAAATGGGGAGCAGGAGCAGGAGCTGTTCGTACGATTAATGGGACATTAGAAGTTCATTTAGATTTAGAAAAAGAGTTAGCTAATTTCAAAGGAACAGAGGCCGCTATTGCATATCAATCAGGTTTTAACTGTAATATGGCAGCTATCTCAGCAGTTATGGGTAAAAAAGACGTTATTTTATCGGATGAATTGAATCATGCTTCAATTATTGATGGCTGTCGTTTATCAGGAGCTAAAATTGTTCGTGTTAATCATTCAGATATGGCAGATTTTGCAGCAAAAGCAAAAGAAGTACGTGAGTCAGGTTTATATGAAAAAGCAATGTTCATTACTGATGGTGTCTTTTCAATGGATGGTGATATTTGTAAATTACCAGAAATTGTTGAAATTGCAAAAGAATTTGATTTAATGGTATACGTTGATGATGCTCATGGATCAGGTGTTTTAGGACATGGTCATGGTACAGTAAAACATTTTGGTCTAGAAAAAGAAGTTGATTTCCAAATTGGAACATTATCAAAAGCTATTGGTGTTGTAGGGGGATATGTTGCGGGGAAACAAGAATTAATTGACTGGTTAAAAGTTCGTTCTCGCCCATTCTTATTCTCAACAGCTTTAACGCCAGCCGATGCAGCAGCTGCCAAACGTTCATTACAAATTTTAGATGAAGATACTAGCTTAAATGAAAAACTTTGGGAAAATGCTACTTACTTTAAAGAAAAATTACAAGCTATGGGATTTGAAACGGGTATCACAGAAACACCAATCACACCAGTGATTATTGGTGATGAACAAAAAGCGCAAGATTTCAGTAAACGTTTATATGAAGAAGGTGTCTATGTTAAATCGATTGTCTTCCCAACTGTTCCACTTGGTACAGGTCGTGTTCGTAACATGCCAACAGCTGCACATACAACTGAAATGTTAGACAAGGCATTAGCTATTTATGAAAAAGTTGGAAAAGAGTTTGACTTAATCTAA
- a CDS encoding NAD-dependent epimerase/dehydratase family protein, with translation MKKVLVTGSLGQIGSELVYRLRQENGMDSVIATDIRSIEGSPVCEEGIFEVLDVTDYDKFLDLAKKNDVDTIIHLAALLSATAEARPAFAWNLNMTGLMNGLEIARELDTKFFAPSSIAAYGPDSQADNTPQDDIMHPTTMYGVTKVAGELLADYYHTKYGVDTRSVRFPGLISYKVEPGGGTTDYAVDIYYEALKTGSYKSFIAEGTSMDMMYMDDAIEAIIKLMTADADRLVHRNAFNITAMAFTPEEIAASIKKVMPEFEMGYDVDPVRQGIAESWPNSIDATCAKDEWDFAPKFDLDGMTKEMLEKLTVKLKAEGKI, from the coding sequence ATGAAAAAAGTATTAGTTACCGGTTCATTAGGCCAAATTGGTTCAGAATTAGTTTATCGTTTGCGTCAAGAAAATGGAATGGATAGTGTCATTGCAACAGATATTCGTTCAATAGAAGGAAGCCCTGTTTGTGAAGAAGGTATTTTCGAAGTTCTTGATGTTACAGACTATGATAAATTTTTAGATTTGGCTAAAAAAAATGACGTTGATACTATTATTCACTTAGCAGCCTTATTATCAGCAACTGCTGAAGCACGTCCAGCCTTTGCTTGGAATCTTAATATGACTGGTCTAATGAATGGGTTAGAAATTGCTCGCGAGTTAGATACTAAATTCTTTGCTCCGTCATCAATTGCGGCTTATGGTCCAGATTCACAAGCAGATAATACACCGCAAGACGATATTATGCACCCAACAACGATGTATGGTGTGACTAAAGTTGCTGGTGAATTATTGGCAGATTATTACCATACTAAATACGGTGTGGATACACGTTCTGTACGTTTCCCAGGGTTGATTTCTTATAAAGTTGAGCCAGGTGGTGGTACGACTGATTACGCTGTAGATATTTATTATGAAGCACTTAAAACCGGTTCTTATAAATCGTTTATCGCAGAAGGTACGTCAATGGATATGATGTATATGGATGATGCGATTGAAGCTATCATCAAATTGATGACGGCAGATGCTGACCGTTTAGTCCACCGTAACGCCTTTAATATTACGGCAATGGCCTTTACACCAGAAGAAATTGCAGCGTCAATTAAAAAAGTTATGCCAGAATTCGAAATGGGTTATGATGTTGATCCAGTCCGTCAAGGAATTGCCGAATCATGGCCAAATTCAATTGATGCAACCTGTGCCAAAGATGAGTGGGATTTTGCACCTAAATTTGATCTAGACGGTATGACAAAAGAAATGTTAGAAAAACTGACAGTTAAATTAAAAGCTGAAGGTAAAATTTAA
- a CDS encoding L-lactate dehydrogenase, whose product MGQRKEKEKIILVGAGDVGSSYAFALVAQNIGRELGIIDLNTGKSEGDALDLSDGLAFTSPKKIYAATYADCHDADLIVITAGAAQKENETRLDLINKNLTITKEIVDNIMASGFDGIFLVASNPVDILTYAVWKFSGLPSNRVIGSGTSLDSARFRRSLAKITDVDARDVHAYIIGEHGDTQFPVWSHANIGGLQIYEWVKKHPEVTEERLIELVTDVRDAAYKIIERKGSTHYGIAIALARITKAIFDDENAILPLSVYMEGTYGLDKLYIGSPAVINREGIRNVIEIPLNDLEKQKMLESAKTIRDMQEKAFNKL is encoded by the coding sequence ATGGGGCAAAGAAAAGAAAAGGAAAAAATAATTTTAGTTGGAGCAGGCGATGTTGGTTCAAGTTATGCTTTTGCTTTAGTTGCTCAAAATATTGGGCGAGAATTAGGAATCATTGATCTTAATACAGGGAAAAGTGAAGGTGATGCCTTAGATTTATCAGATGGCTTAGCTTTTACGTCTCCTAAAAAAATATATGCTGCGACCTATGCGGATTGTCATGATGCTGATTTGATAGTTATCACAGCAGGGGCGGCTCAAAAAGAGAATGAGACACGTTTAGATTTAATTAATAAAAATCTAACAATTACCAAAGAGATTGTTGATAATATCATGGCTAGTGGTTTTGATGGTATTTTCTTAGTAGCAAGTAATCCAGTTGATATTTTAACTTATGCTGTTTGGAAATTTTCAGGCTTGCCAAGCAATCGTGTGATAGGTTCTGGTACCTCACTTGATAGTGCCCGTTTTCGTCGGTCGTTAGCTAAAATTACTGATGTTGATGCCAGAGATGTTCATGCTTATATTATAGGAGAACATGGTGATACTCAATTTCCAGTATGGTCTCATGCTAACATTGGTGGGTTGCAAATTTATGAATGGGTTAAAAAACACCCTGAGGTAACAGAAGAACGGTTGATAGAATTAGTGACAGATGTTCGTGATGCTGCCTATAAGATTATCGAAAGAAAAGGCTCTACTCATTATGGGATTGCAATTGCTTTAGCACGGATTACCAAGGCAATTTTTGATGATGAAAATGCGATCTTACCTTTATCTGTATATATGGAAGGAACGTATGGTTTGGATAAGTTGTATATCGGGTCACCAGCTGTGATTAATCGTGAGGGGATTAGAAATGTGATTGAAATTCCTCTTAATGATTTAGAAAAACAAAAAATGTTAGAATCGGCTAAAACAATTAGAGATATGCAAGAAAAAGCGTTTAACAAACTATAA
- a CDS encoding response regulator transcription factor, whose translation MSKMILVVDDDVEIRNAIRIYLEREDYQVLEASDGLDAVKLIESNPIHLAIIDVMMPILDGVEATKKIREISNIPILMLSAKSEDIDKIQGLQVGADDYLTKPFSPMELMARVKSLLRRYLTLGEYEGETLEGSNRLKVRGLELDDQTKQVSVDNCPVRLTKTEFKITELLMKNPGKVYSIDEIYEAVWEEPSFNSDNTVSVHIRKIREKIEKNPKEPEYLKVVWGVGYKIEK comes from the coding sequence ATGAGCAAAATGATTTTAGTTGTAGACGATGATGTAGAAATTAGAAATGCTATTCGTATCTACCTAGAGAGAGAAGATTATCAAGTATTGGAAGCAAGTGATGGATTAGATGCTGTTAAACTAATCGAAAGTAACCCTATTCATTTAGCAATTATTGATGTCATGATGCCCATTCTAGATGGTGTCGAAGCAACTAAAAAAATTCGTGAAATTAGTAATATACCTATTTTAATGTTAAGTGCAAAATCTGAAGATATTGATAAAATTCAAGGGTTACAAGTTGGTGCAGATGATTATTTGACTAAGCCATTTAGTCCGATGGAGTTGATGGCTAGGGTCAAATCACTACTGCGTCGCTATTTAACTTTAGGTGAGTATGAAGGTGAGACGTTAGAAGGAAGTAATAGACTAAAGGTGAGGGGGCTAGAGCTTGACGATCAAACGAAGCAAGTGAGTGTGGATAATTGTCCGGTTAGACTGACAAAAACCGAGTTTAAAATAACAGAATTACTCATGAAAAATCCAGGTAAAGTCTATTCGATTGATGAGATATATGAAGCAGTTTGGGAAGAACCTAGTTTTAATTCAGACAACACTGTATCGGTTCATATTAGAAAGATTAGAGAAAAAATCGAAAAAAATCCTAAAGAACCAGAATATTTAAAGGTGGTGTGGGGTGTTGGCTATAAGATCGAAAAATAA